In one Brassica oleracea var. oleracea cultivar TO1000 chromosome C9, BOL, whole genome shotgun sequence genomic region, the following are encoded:
- the LOC106318046 gene encoding GDP-mannose transporter GONST4-like — protein MSSSRSDSSKPYYATSSLVIGYALCSSLLAVINKFAITYFNYPGLLTALQYLTSAVGVWLLGKIGFLHHDAFAWETAKKFLPAALVFYLAIFTNTNLLRHANVDTFIVFRSLTPLLVAVADTVFRGQPRPSRLTFLSLLVILAGAVGYVANDSAFTLTAYSWALAYLVTITTEMVYIKHMVSTLELNTWGLVYYNNLLSLMIAPLFWFLTGEHKEVFTAVNANGGDVFEPVAFFAVALSCVFGFLISFFGFAARKAISATAFTVTGVVNKFLTVVINVVIWDKHATPFGLVCLLVTICGGVGYQQSVTVAKKPTNGPSKASNNADKGGDDDELMELIPGKVATNV, from the coding sequence ATGTCCTCCTCCCGATCCGATTCCAGCAAGCCGTACTACGCGACGAGCAGCCTCGTCATCGGCTACGCCCTCTGCTCCAGCCTCCTCGCCGTCATCAACAAGTTCGCAATCACCTACTTCAACTACCCCGGCCTCCTCACCGCCCTCCAGTACCTAACCTCCGCCGTCGGCGTCTGGCTCCTCGGCAAAATAGGGTTCCTCCACCACGACGCCTTCGCCTGGGAGACCGCCAAGAAGTTCCTCCCCGCCGCCCTCGTCTTCTACCTCGCGATCTTCACCAACACCAACCTCCTCCGTCACGCCAACGTCGATACCTTCATCGTCTTCCGATCCCTCACCCCGCTCCTCGTCGCGGTCGCCGACACCGTCTTCCGCGGCCAGCCGCGTCCCTCGAGGCTCACATTCTTGTCTCTGCTGGTCATCCTCGCCGGCGCTGTTGGCTACGTGGCTAACGACTCGGCTTTTACTCTCACCGCTTATTCCTGGGCCTTGGCTTACCTCGTTACCATCACCACCGAGATGGTTTACATTAAGCACATGGTTTCGACTCTCGAACTGAACACTTGGGGGTTGGTTTATTACAACAACCTCTTGTCGCTGATGATCGCGCCGCTGTTCTGGTTCCTCACAGGGGAACACAAGGAGGTTTTCACGGCCGTGAATGCTAACGGAGGCGATGTGTTTGAGCCCGTTGCGTTCTTCGCTGTGGCGTTGTCGTGTGTGTTTGGTTTCCTTATTAGCTTCTTCGGTTTTGCTGCTAGGAAAGCCATCTCCGCAACTGCTTTCACGGTGACGGGTGTTGTGAACAAGTTCTTGACGGTTGTGATTAACGTTGTGATTTGGGATAAGCATGCGACTCCTTTTGGGTTGGTTTGTTTGCTTGTTACCATCTGTGGAGGTGTTGGTTATCAGCAGTCTGTGACCGTGGCTAAGAAGCCGACCAATGGTCCGTCTAAAGCGTCGAACAATGCCGACAAGGGTGGTGATGATGATGAGTTGATGGAGTTGATTCCGGGGAAAGTAGCTACAAATGTATGA
- the LOC106318048 gene encoding transmembrane protein 19, with product MGCETLLRVMMTSWGQLLSLSSSSTKLTESWRSPFIFRISATRKMETSPQFMLIFAVVISSLIAFRSYKRKSLNLSGGVAGFLVMTIHFAAGFRYGALLLVFFLTSSKLTKVGEDKKRRVDVEFKEGGQRNWKQVLCNSGIASVLVVIASTLTGWQDKCLDSKQSEIVTALIGGIIGHYACCNGDTWSSELGVLSDAQPRLITTLKPVKKGTNGGITKAGLLAAVAAGGTVGVTFLVFGLFTVRCASDVALKQLLVIPFSALAGLCGSLIDSVLGATIQFSGFCSVRNKVVGKPGPTVKKISGVDILDNNGVNFVSILLTSFLTSIASVYIF from the exons ATGGGATGCGAAACACTTTTGAGAGTGATGATGACTAGTTGGGGTCAACTGCTATCTCTCTCATCGTCTAGCACCAAACTAACTGAATCTTGGAGGAGCCCTTTCATCTTCAGAATCTCAGCCACTAGAAAAATGGAAACGTCTCCCCAATTCATGCTCATCTTCGCCGTCGTTATTTCTTCTCTCATCGCCTTCCGATCTTACAAGCGGAAGTCGCTCAACCTCTCCGGCGGAGTTGCTGGATTCCTCGTCATGACCATCCATTTCGCCGCCGGTTTCAG GTACGGAGCTCTGCTGCTCGTATTCTTTCTTACTTCCTCGAAGCTTACCAAGGTCGGGGAAGATAAGAAACGACGCGTTGATGTTGAGTTCAAGGAAGGCGGCCAAAGAAACTG GAAACAAGTGCTCTGCAATAGTGGGATTGCGTCGGTTCTAGTTGTAATTGCTTCTACGTTAACGGGATGGCAGGACAAGTGTTTGGACTCGAAGCAGTCAGAGATTGTAACAGCTCTTATTGGTGGGATTATCGGCCATTACGCATGCTGTAATGGAGACACTTGGTCCTCGGAGCTTGGGGTGCTTAGTGATGCCCAGCCTCGACTTATCACAACTTTAAAG CCGGTGAAGAAGGGCACGAATGGTGGAATTACAAAGGCAGGACTATTAGCTGCTGTTGCAGCCGGCGGCACTGTGGGAGTAACATTCCTTGTGTTCGGACTGTTTACTGTGAGATGTGCAAGTGATGTGGCTCTCAAGCAACTCTTGGTAATTCCGTTCTCTGCATTAGCTGGATTATGTGGGAGTCTTATTGATTCCGTGCTTGGAGCAACCATTCAGTTTAGTGGCTTCTGTTCTGTCCGGAACAAG GTTGTAGGGAAACCAGGACCGACGGTAAAGAAGATATCAGGTGTGGACATTCTTGACAACAACGGTGTTAACTTTGTCTCCATACTCTTGACATCTTTTCTAACTTCCATTGCTTCTGTGTACATTTTCTGA
- the LOC106318049 gene encoding probable plastid-lipid-associated protein 8, chloroplastic, whose translation MATAGSSLTIASSFSEHRTQIHSSNRSNLPLQYSLSYKANSRSRGRRLGLVVSSVSSPKVELRTGPDDLISSLLSKVANSDGGVTLTPEQHKEVAQVAGELQKYCVSEPVKCPLIFGDWDVVYCSRPTSPGGGYRSVIGRLFFRTKEMIQGIDSPDTVRNRVSFTALGFLDGDVSLTGKLNVLDSEWVQVIFEPPELKVGSLEFKYGFESEVKLRITYVDEKLRLGIGSRGSLFVFRRRQ comes from the exons ATGGCTACGGCTGGTTCTTCCCTTACAATTGCGTCGTCCTTCTCCGAACACCGGACTCAGATTCATTCATCGAACCGCTCGAACCTCCCTCTTCAGTACTCCCTCTCGTATAAGGCCAATTCACGGAGCAGAGGTAGAAGACTAGGACTCGTCGTAAGCTCCGTTTCATCGCCGAAAGTTGAGCTCCGCACTGGACCCGATGATCTCATTTCATCCCTCCTCTCTAAG GTTGCGAACAGCGATGGAGGTGTGACACTAACCCCTGAGCAACACAAGGAAGTGGCGCAAGTGGCTGGGGAGCTTCAGAAGTATTGTGTCAGTGAGCCTGTTAAGTGCCCTCTCATTTTCGGAG ATTGGGACGTGGTGTACTGTTCTAGACCGACCTCTCCTGGTGGAGGCTACAGAAGCGTGATAGGCCGCCTCTTCTTCAGAACAAAAGAGATGATCCAAGGCATTGATTCTCCTGATACCGTCAGGAACAGAGTTTCCTTCACTGCTCTTGGTTTTCTTGACGGAGACGTCTCTTTGACAG GGAAGCTGAACGTGTTGGACAGTGAGTGGGTTCAGGTGATATTCGAGCCTCCGGAACTCAAGGTTGGTTCTCTGGAGTTTAAATATGGGTTTGAAAGCGAAGTGAAGCTTCGGATCACATACGTTGATGAGAAACTTAGGTTGGGAATAGGCTCTAGAGGATCACTGTTCGTCTTTAGGAGGCGTCAATAG
- the LOC106318045 gene encoding tudor domain-containing protein 3 isoform X1: protein MEEGTSSSSAAGNTSTAVINSLTTRGWCFKDADYLKPLVIQISSVIGGTNQTGAIVDSVEAELLNMDIRLIGGKSLPDATELRRCSHLQGPKVLQISSVRDVTKSSAEEFLGSSTGKRVLKLVLTDGKIEISALEYSHIPSLNNDVTPGTKVRLENKAVVRDGLVCLTPKEVTVLGGHVQSLFEEWQMKRKYASLSRSSGRQSQEGKAGDGPPPFEELQIRAGYHQRDSYKTTSRTIVPTAAQHTGGEKGETSEVYGNKIGADKNLQKSSADSDSKVSVKVENQEKPSSSDTRPKQAVEAVPLQNQAAAQVLLEKMKHSSSNERQYRGRRGRGRGRGREEDDSAVLTLEEWEKRKTSGGAVAAADNPSDTTRDEDLAWQLQNQFDLEDSNGQEVHGTGVADIRMNMFDYGRTDESFGHGRGRGGRGRGRGRGRGHRRGGGRF, encoded by the exons ATGGAGGAGGGAACATCAAGCTCGTCCGCCGCCGGCAACACCTCCACTGCCGTGATAAATTCCTTAACAACCCGCGGCTGGTGCTTCAAAGACGCCGATTACTTGAAGCCTCTAGTCATACAAATCTCCTCCGTCATCGGCGGGACAAATCAAACAGGCGCCATCGTGGACTCAGTGGAGGCGGAGCTGCTCAACATGGATATCAGGTTAATCGGAGGTAAGTCCCTCCCCGACGCGACGGAGTTACGCAGGTGCTCCCATCTTCAAGGCCCCAAAGTCCTCCAG ATAAGTTCTGTTAGAGATGTAACAAAGAGTAGTGCAGAGGAGTTTCTAGGAAGCTCGACTGGTAAACGTGTGCTGAAACTCGTTCTCACTGATGGAAAGATAGAGATATCGGCACTTGAGTACTCTCATATACCATCGTTAAACAATGATGTGACTCCTGGTACTAAG GTGCGTTTAGAAAATAAGGCTGTGGTGCGTGACGGTCTAGTATGTTTGACTCCAAAAGAGGTGACTGTATTGGGAGGTCATGTGCAATCGCTCTTTGAAGAGTGGCAGATGAAGAGAAAATACGCTAGTTTGTCTCGTTCGTCTGGAAGGCAGTCTCAGGAAGGAAAAGCTGGTGATGGCCCTCCTCCTTTTGAGGAGTTGCAGATCCGAGCAGGTTACCATCAACGCG ATTCATACAAGACGACTTCTAGGACTATTGTACCTACCGCTGCACAACATACTGGTGGAGAAAAAGGGGAAACTAGTGAAGTTTATGGGAACAAAATAGGTGCAGATAAGAATTTACAGAAGAGTTCTGCAGATTCTGATTCGAAAGTGTCTGTCAAAGTTGAAAATCAAGAAAAGCCAAGCAGTTCTGATACACGACCTAAACAAG CGGTGGAAGCTGTTCCTTTACAGAACCAAGCGGCTGCTCAGGTACTTCTTGAGAAGATGAAACATTCCAGTTCAAATGAACGGCAATACCGAGGACGAAGAGGTAGAGGTCGAGGGAGGGGAAGAGAAGAAGACGACTCTGCAGTACTTACACTCGAGGAGTGGGAAAAGAGGAAAACTAGCGGGGGAGCTGTTGCAGCAGCTGACAATCCGAGCGACACTACACGTGATGAAGATCTTGCCTGGCAGCTTCAGAATCAGTTTGATCTTGAAGACTCTAAC GGACAGGAGGTGCACGGAACCGGGGTAGCGGATATCAGAATGAATATGTTTGACTACGGAAGAACAGATGAAAGCTTTGGCCATGGAAGGGGAAGAGGTGGAAGAGGGAGAGGAAGAGGGCGAGGGAGAGGACATAGGCGAGGAGGAGGACGTTTCTAA
- the LOC106318045 gene encoding tudor domain-containing protein 3 isoform X2, whose translation MEEGTSSSSAAGNTSTAVINSLTTRGWCFKDADYLKPLVIQISSVIGGTNQTGAIVDSVEAELLNMDIRLIGGKSLPDATELRRCSHLQGPKVLQISSVRDVTKSSAEEFLGSSTGKRVLKLVLTDGKIEISALEYSHIPSLNNDVTPGTKVRLENKAVVRDGLVCLTPKEVTVLGGHVQSLFEEWQMKRKYASLSRSSGRQSQEGKAGDGPPPFEELQIRAGYHQRDSYKTTSRTIVPTAAQHTGGEKGETSEVYGNKIGADKNLQKSSADSDSKVSVKVENQEKPSSSDTRPKQAVEAVPLQNQAAAQVLLEKMKHSSSNERQYRGRRGRGRGRGREEDDSAVLTLEEWEKRKTSGGAVAAADNPSDTTRDEDLAWQLQNQFDLEDSNEVHGTGVADIRMNMFDYGRTDESFGHGRGRGGRGRGRGRGRGHRRGGGRF comes from the exons ATGGAGGAGGGAACATCAAGCTCGTCCGCCGCCGGCAACACCTCCACTGCCGTGATAAATTCCTTAACAACCCGCGGCTGGTGCTTCAAAGACGCCGATTACTTGAAGCCTCTAGTCATACAAATCTCCTCCGTCATCGGCGGGACAAATCAAACAGGCGCCATCGTGGACTCAGTGGAGGCGGAGCTGCTCAACATGGATATCAGGTTAATCGGAGGTAAGTCCCTCCCCGACGCGACGGAGTTACGCAGGTGCTCCCATCTTCAAGGCCCCAAAGTCCTCCAG ATAAGTTCTGTTAGAGATGTAACAAAGAGTAGTGCAGAGGAGTTTCTAGGAAGCTCGACTGGTAAACGTGTGCTGAAACTCGTTCTCACTGATGGAAAGATAGAGATATCGGCACTTGAGTACTCTCATATACCATCGTTAAACAATGATGTGACTCCTGGTACTAAG GTGCGTTTAGAAAATAAGGCTGTGGTGCGTGACGGTCTAGTATGTTTGACTCCAAAAGAGGTGACTGTATTGGGAGGTCATGTGCAATCGCTCTTTGAAGAGTGGCAGATGAAGAGAAAATACGCTAGTTTGTCTCGTTCGTCTGGAAGGCAGTCTCAGGAAGGAAAAGCTGGTGATGGCCCTCCTCCTTTTGAGGAGTTGCAGATCCGAGCAGGTTACCATCAACGCG ATTCATACAAGACGACTTCTAGGACTATTGTACCTACCGCTGCACAACATACTGGTGGAGAAAAAGGGGAAACTAGTGAAGTTTATGGGAACAAAATAGGTGCAGATAAGAATTTACAGAAGAGTTCTGCAGATTCTGATTCGAAAGTGTCTGTCAAAGTTGAAAATCAAGAAAAGCCAAGCAGTTCTGATACACGACCTAAACAAG CGGTGGAAGCTGTTCCTTTACAGAACCAAGCGGCTGCTCAGGTACTTCTTGAGAAGATGAAACATTCCAGTTCAAATGAACGGCAATACCGAGGACGAAGAGGTAGAGGTCGAGGGAGGGGAAGAGAAGAAGACGACTCTGCAGTACTTACACTCGAGGAGTGGGAAAAGAGGAAAACTAGCGGGGGAGCTGTTGCAGCAGCTGACAATCCGAGCGACACTACACGTGATGAAGATCTTGCCTGGCAGCTTCAGAATCAGTTTGATCTTGAAGACTCTAAC GAGGTGCACGGAACCGGGGTAGCGGATATCAGAATGAATATGTTTGACTACGGAAGAACAGATGAAAGCTTTGGCCATGGAAGGGGAAGAGGTGGAAGAGGGAGAGGAAGAGGGCGAGGGAGAGGACATAGGCGAGGAGGAGGACGTTTCTAA
- the LOC106315149 gene encoding uncharacterized protein LOC106315149 has product MRKRRIKIFDPIELTPKKDDGKPGEEEDHRKKKVRKEAAATARTSAKDAAARAGDPDEEKYRLGYGVAGKGVKLPWYVENKREYEDRAGGEGEEEEDGGRRSESKKKSGKKSLKELREERLKRERVEKERERALFMKQSQRSGGFSRR; this is encoded by the exons ATGAGAAA GAGGAGGATCAAGATCTTCGACCCCATCGAGCTAACACCGAAGAAGGATGATGGTAAGCCTGGGGAGGAGGAAGATCACAGGAAGAAGAAGGTGAGGAAAGAAGCTGCTGCGACCGCGAGAACCTCTGCGAAAGATGCTGCAGCGAGGGCAGGGGATCCGGATGAGGAGAAGTATAGGTTGGGGTACGGTGTTGCTGGTAAAGGAGTGAAGCTTCCTTGGTACGTTGAGAACAAACGTGAGTATGAAGATAGAGCTGGTGGTGAAGGGGAGGAGGAGGAGGATGGTGGACGTAGGAGTGAATCTAAGAAGAAGAGTGGGAAGAAGAGCTTGAAGGAGCTGAGGGAAGAGCGGTTGAAGAGGGAGAGGGTTGAGAAGGAAAGAGAGAGGGCTCTTTTCATGAAACAGAGCCAGCGAAGCGGTGGCTTTTCACGTAGGTGA
- the LOC106312916 gene encoding 26S protease regulatory subunit 8 homolog A has translation MAAVGVEARRPETAMEETCNAKGAVAKQGEGLKQYYLQHIHELQRQLRQKTNNLNRLEAQRNELNSRVRMLREELQLLQEPGSYVGEVVKVMGKNKVLVKVHPEGKYVVDIDKSIDINKITPSTRVALRNDSYVLHLVLPSKVDPLVNLMKVEKVPDSTYDMIGGLDQQIKEIKEVIELPIKHPELFESLGIAQPKGVLLYGPPGTGKTLLARAVAHHTDCTFIRVSGSELVQKYIGEGSRMVRELFVMAREHAPSIIFMDEIDSIGSARMESGSGNGDSEVQRTMLELLNQLDGFEASNKIKVLMATNRIDILDQALLRPGRIDRKIEFPNPNEDSRFDILKIHSRKMNLMRGIDLKKIAEKMNGASGAELKAVCTEAGMFALRERRVHVTQEDFEMAVAKVMKKDTEKNMSLRKLWK, from the exons ATGGCGGCCGTAGGAGTCGAGGCGAGGCGTCCCGAGACAGCGATGGAGGAAACCTGCAACGCCAAGGGAGCGGTGGCGAAACAAGGGGAAGGGCTTAAGCAGTACTACCTCCAGCACATCCACGAGCTCCAGCGCCAGCTCCGCCAGAAAACCAACAACCTCAATCGCCTTGAAGCTCAGAGGAATGAACTCAATTCTCGAG TACGAATGCTCAGAGAAGAGTTGCAGCTGCTTCAGGAGCCTGGTTCCTATGTGGGCGAAGTGGTTAAAGTGATGGGAAAAAACAAGGTCTTGGTTAAG GTTCATCCCGAGGGGAAGTATGTTGTTGATATTGACAAAAGTATTGACATAAATAAGATCACACCATCAACAAGAGTTGCTCTCCGTAATGATAGCTATGTTCTTCACCTGGTTCTGCCAAGTAAAGTAGATCCGCTGGTCAACCTTATGAAAGTTGAGAAGGTTCCTGACTCCACATATGACATGATTGGTGGTCTTGACCAGCAAATTAAGGAAATCAAGGAG GTCATTGAGCTTCCAATCAAGCACCCTGAATTGTTTGAGTCTCTTGGAATTGCGCAGCCAAAG GGTGTGTTGTTATATGGTCCACCTGGAACTGGGAAAACACTATTAGCTCGGGCTGTGGCACATCACACTGACTGTACGTTCATCAGAGTTTCTGGTTCCGAGCTGGTCCAGAAATACATTGGAGAAGGTTCTAGAATGGTCAGAGAGCTTTTTGTGATGGCAAG GGAGCATGCACCATCAATCATCTTCATGGATGAAATCGACAGTATCGGGTCTGCTCGTATGGAATCTGGAAGTGGAAACGGTGACAGTGAGGTGCAACGGACTATGCTTGAGCTTCTCAATCAACTTGACGGATTCGAAGCATCAAACAAAATCAAG GTTTTGATGGCAACAAATCGTATTGATATTCTGGATCAAGCTCTTCTCAGGCCAGGAAGGATTGATAGGAAAATTGAATTCCCTAATCCAAATGAAGAT TCACGTTTTGATATCCTGAAGATTCACTCGAGGAAAATGAATTTGATGCGTGGAATTGATCTGAAAAAGATTGCAGAGAAGATGAATGGTGCGTCGGGTGCTGAACTGAAG GCTGTGTGCACGGAGGCAGGCATGTTTGCTCTGAGGGAGAGGAGAGTACACGTGACACAGGAAGACTTTGAAATGGCTGTGGCGAAGGTAATGAAGAAAGACACAGAGAAGAACATGTCTCTGCGTAAGCTCTGGAAGTAG